The following proteins come from a genomic window of Halorussus halophilus:
- a CDS encoding ArsA family ATPase — MAELDVEAVEDIDDTDVPTGVDAPEYVLYGGKGGVGKTTMAAATGLASARDGTPTLVVSTDPAHSLSDTFETQIPADPKQIREDVPLYAAEIDPEAALEDGHGFFGGGAGGPDSADSTEAADASDANGASDPNAEGGAVGGPMGGMLDGDDPMSAMLGGQMPGADEAAAMQKLLEFMDDPRFDRVVVDTAPTGHTLRLLELPELMDSMVGKIMKLRQRFQGMMDGLGGLFGDDADPEQGMADLDELSARIERLRATLRDPTQTDFRVVLVPEEMSVFESKRLREQLQDYDVPVGTVVVNKVMEDLASVANGVDSDAFVSPDLDSCEFCQRRWEVQQQALSEAQELFRGHDVRRVPLLADEVRGERMLRLVAACLE; from the coding sequence ATGGCCGAACTCGACGTGGAAGCGGTCGAGGACATCGACGACACGGACGTGCCGACCGGCGTAGACGCGCCCGAGTACGTCCTCTACGGGGGGAAAGGCGGCGTGGGTAAGACGACGATGGCGGCCGCGACGGGTCTCGCCAGCGCCCGGGACGGCACGCCGACGCTGGTCGTCTCGACGGACCCCGCCCACTCGCTGTCGGACACCTTCGAGACCCAGATTCCCGCCGACCCGAAACAGATACGCGAGGACGTTCCGCTCTACGCCGCGGAAATCGACCCCGAGGCGGCGCTGGAAGACGGACACGGGTTCTTCGGCGGCGGAGCGGGCGGTCCAGATTCGGCCGATTCGACTGAAGCCGCCGACGCGAGCGATGCAAACGGGGCGAGCGACCCGAACGCAGAGGGTGGAGCGGTTGGCGGTCCGATGGGCGGCATGCTCGACGGCGACGACCCGATGAGCGCGATGCTCGGCGGCCAGATGCCCGGCGCGGACGAAGCCGCGGCGATGCAGAAACTACTGGAGTTCATGGACGACCCGCGGTTCGACCGCGTCGTCGTGGACACCGCGCCGACCGGCCACACGCTCCGACTGCTCGAACTGCCCGAACTGATGGACTCGATGGTCGGCAAAATCATGAAACTCCGCCAGAGGTTCCAGGGAATGATGGACGGTCTGGGCGGTCTCTTCGGTGACGACGCCGACCCCGAGCAAGGAATGGCCGACCTAGACGAACTGTCGGCGCGCATCGAACGCCTCCGAGCGACCCTTCGCGACCCGACTCAGACGGACTTCCGGGTCGTACTCGTCCCCGAGGAGATGAGCGTCTTCGAGTCGAAGCGACTGCGCGAGCAACTCCAGGACTACGACGTGCCGGTCGGTACCGTCGTGGTCAACAAGGTGATGGAAGATTTGGCCTCGGTAGCGAACGGCGTCGATTCGGACGCGTTCGTCTCGCCGGACCTCGACAGTTGCGAGTTCTGCCAGCGCCGCTGGGAAGTCCAACAGCAGGCACTGTCGGAGGCTCAGGAACTGTTCCGCGGACACGACGTCCGGCGCGTTCCGCTGCTGGCCGACGAAGTGCGAGGCGAGCGGATGCTTCGTCTCGTGGCGGCCTGCCTGGAGTAG
- a CDS encoding alpha/beta hydrolase, which yields MSVEEIQLPVGEDSVSGRLNVPNDDAKRGDAERGIVLLPGAGHGPYGDIFDQFADTATEDGHHVLRFQSWRSPDELWEKTLGELHAEIDAAVAFLQDSGCSNVSLVAKSFCGGVSLTHVPDAIERMVLWAPAIRVGEQATIEEIETTKLSEAESMQIDDATLAAIETPTLILHGDEDEGVPIEGSERMVEHMQDARLAVIEGTDHSFLGTDPREETVEKTAAFLSNGLRCHS from the coding sequence ATGAGTGTCGAAGAAATTCAGTTACCTGTCGGCGAGGACAGCGTTTCAGGCCGTCTGAACGTTCCGAACGACGACGCGAAGCGTGGCGACGCGGAGCGCGGTATCGTCTTGTTACCGGGCGCGGGCCACGGACCCTACGGCGACATCTTCGACCAGTTCGCAGACACTGCTACCGAAGACGGTCACCACGTCTTGCGGTTCCAGAGTTGGAGGTCACCTGACGAACTATGGGAGAAGACGCTCGGCGAACTGCACGCGGAAATCGATGCCGCAGTCGCGTTTCTGCAAGACAGCGGTTGTTCGAACGTCAGTCTGGTCGCCAAAAGCTTCTGCGGCGGCGTGTCGCTGACGCACGTCCCCGACGCTATCGAGCGGATGGTACTGTGGGCGCCGGCAATCAGAGTCGGCGAGCAAGCCACTATCGAAGAAATCGAGACCACGAAACTGAGCGAGGCCGAGTCGATGCAGATAGACGACGCCACGTTGGCCGCCATCGAGACGCCGACGCTGATTCTGCACGGCGACGAGGACGAAGGCGTGCCAATCGAAGGCTCCGAACGGATGGTCGAGCACATGCAGGACGCACGACTGGCAGTAATCGAGGGCACGGATCACTCGTTCTTGGGGACCGACCCCCGAGAGGAGACCGTGGAGAAAACCGCCGCGTTTCTGTCGAACGGACTCCGCTGTCACTCCTAG
- a CDS encoding class I SAM-dependent methyltransferase, which produces MKKPGEVFADASVYDPGIEAIVPRYDELHDAILNSPPHDRSEAIRVLELGTGTGELTAKLLTRFPESSVLAADHSEQMLVEAERKLETFGDRVELGQGAFPEDYPDQTDEFDLVVSSLAVHHLDEGEKKALFDAIYDCLNPGGWFINGDVVQFDAPHLEALSGDMIENWVRSKGWEEADFMDEWEASDDYDNPSTLTDQLVWLRESEFEAVTSIWQYYNFAVYGGQKPE; this is translated from the coding sequence ATGAAGAAGCCCGGCGAAGTGTTTGCCGACGCGAGCGTCTACGACCCCGGCATCGAAGCCATCGTGCCGCGGTACGACGAGCTTCACGACGCGATTCTGAACTCCCCGCCCCACGACCGCTCGGAAGCGATTCGGGTGCTGGAACTCGGTACCGGAACCGGCGAGTTGACGGCGAAACTCCTCACACGATTCCCCGAGAGTTCAGTGCTGGCGGCCGACCACAGCGAACAGATGCTGGTCGAGGCCGAGCGTAAACTGGAGACGTTCGGCGACCGAGTCGAACTCGGACAGGGCGCGTTCCCCGAGGACTACCCCGACCAAACTGACGAATTCGACTTGGTCGTCTCCTCACTGGCGGTTCATCACTTGGACGAGGGCGAGAAGAAGGCTCTCTTCGACGCTATCTACGACTGTCTGAACCCCGGTGGCTGGTTCATCAACGGCGACGTCGTGCAGTTCGACGCCCCTCACTTGGAGGCACTCTCGGGCGACATGATAGAGAACTGGGTCCGCTCGAAAGGCTGGGAGGAAGCGGACTTCATGGACGAGTGGGAAGCCAGTGACGACTACGACAACCCCTCGACGCTGACCGATCAACTCGTATGGCTTCGAGAGTCTGAGTTCGAAGCGGTCACGTCTATCTGGCAGTACTACAACTTCGCGGTGTACGGCGGACAGAAACCGGAGTAA
- a CDS encoding endonuclease V, protein MDPVHPEFVPDPSLSRAEMEQVQRDIADAAVFEDDFSFDPTNVGTDATEASERSQTTLDETTEEREQRERERDPPMVVGVDQAFTSDGEQAISAIVAVQDGDVVERVHAVEPCQIPYIPGLLSFREGGAILSAFEELSVEPDLAIVDGSGRIHFRQAGLATHVGVTLDLPAIGVAKNLLCGRAEEPLDEPLPEGVRVPIKADEDVTAPEGTVIGYALQSKQYDNPSRRYVNPLYVSPGHRVSAKTATELVWRLCAGYKLPEPTRLADAYADEVKSER, encoded by the coding sequence ATGGACCCTGTCCACCCCGAGTTCGTTCCTGACCCCTCGCTCTCGCGGGCGGAGATGGAACAGGTACAGCGCGACATCGCGGACGCCGCGGTGTTCGAAGACGACTTCTCGTTCGACCCGACGAACGTCGGGACCGACGCTACTGAAGCGAGCGAACGCTCCCAGACTACGCTCGACGAGACGACCGAAGAACGCGAACAGAGAGAGCGCGAGCGCGACCCACCGATGGTCGTTGGGGTAGACCAAGCGTTCACGAGCGACGGCGAACAGGCAATCAGTGCCATCGTCGCGGTGCAAGACGGCGACGTGGTCGAACGTGTCCACGCCGTCGAACCCTGCCAGATACCGTACATCCCCGGTCTGCTCTCGTTTCGCGAAGGCGGAGCTATCCTCTCGGCGTTCGAGGAGTTGTCAGTCGAACCCGACCTCGCAATCGTGGACGGGAGCGGCCGCATCCACTTTCGGCAGGCAGGACTGGCGACGCACGTCGGCGTCACGCTCGACCTGCCAGCAATCGGCGTCGCCAAGAACCTGCTCTGTGGTCGCGCTGAGGAACCGCTGGACGAACCGCTCCCGGAGGGTGTTCGCGTGCCAATCAAAGCCGACGAGGACGTGACCGCACCCGAGGGGACCGTCATCGGCTACGCGCTCCAGTCGAAGCAGTACGACAACCCGAGCAGGCGGTACGTCAATCCGCTGTACGTCAGCCCCGGCCACCGAGTATCGGCGAAGACGGCCACGGAACTCGTCTGGCGACTCTGTGCGGGCTACAAGCTCCCGGAACCGACGCGACTGGCGGACGCCTACGCCGACGAAGTGAAGTCCGAACGGTAA
- a CDS encoding Mut7-C RNAse domain-containing protein, with protein MHEDERSSSADTSLLLDVMLGKLATYLRMCGYDAAYALDCEPRSDSERTSGEERSDDPRGVEADDRLLELAREDDRLLLTRDVALAERAGEDGMLLESHGVTDQLAELASAGFELELTEPARCASCNGELVEVDGTSEQPTPEYAPSTEERRVWRCAECGQHFWKGSHWESVKETLSTI; from the coding sequence ATGCATGAAGACGAGCGTTCTTCGTCCGCTGACACCTCGCTCTTGCTCGACGTGATGCTCGGCAAACTGGCGACCTATCTACGGATGTGTGGCTACGACGCGGCGTATGCGCTCGACTGCGAGCCACGAAGTGACTCGGAACGGACGAGCGGGGAGGAGCGAAGTGACGACCCGCGAGGCGTCGAAGCCGACGACCGATTGCTCGAACTGGCGCGCGAAGACGATCGGTTGCTCCTGACCCGAGACGTGGCGCTCGCAGAGCGTGCAGGCGAGGACGGCATGTTGCTCGAATCGCACGGCGTGACCGACCAACTGGCAGAACTCGCGTCGGCGGGATTCGAACTCGAACTGACAGAGCCAGCGCGCTGTGCGTCGTGTAACGGCGAACTGGTGGAGGTGGACGGAACGAGTGAACAACCGACGCCCGAGTACGCGCCGAGTACCGAGGAGCGGCGCGTCTGGCGATGCGCTGAGTGCGGGCAGCACTTCTGGAAAGGAAGCCACTGGGAGTCGGTAAAAGAGACGCTCTCTACAATCTAA
- a CDS encoding SDR family oxidoreductase: MTETVLITGCSSGIGRETAESFLADGWEVYATARNPADIEALGEQGCNIATLDVTDDGDVERVVDRIIDEEGRIDCLVNNAGYGQLGPIEDVPVESVEKQFDVNVFGPHRLTRAVLPHMRQRQTGTIVNVSSVAGRVSTPGMGVYCGSKAAMESMSDALRPEVDRFGIDVVLVEPGPVETAFAERAESEANGFERSDAYDDIYSILDDAGTLGSGAPGEISPVEVAETILDAANLTDPAARYPVGKIAEASTFARFVPATIMDKLYGFGFSLLSKRSSSD, from the coding sequence ATGACAGAGACCGTCCTCATCACGGGTTGTTCGTCTGGCATCGGACGCGAGACTGCAGAGTCGTTCCTCGCCGACGGGTGGGAAGTGTACGCGACCGCTCGCAACCCCGCAGACATCGAAGCGTTAGGCGAGCAAGGTTGTAACATCGCCACGCTCGACGTGACCGACGACGGCGACGTAGAGCGCGTCGTGGACCGAATCATCGACGAGGAAGGCCGCATCGACTGTCTGGTCAACAACGCGGGCTACGGCCAACTGGGGCCTATCGAGGACGTCCCCGTCGAGAGCGTCGAGAAGCAGTTCGACGTGAACGTCTTCGGGCCACATCGACTCACTCGTGCCGTCCTGCCGCACATGCGCCAGCGCCAGACCGGGACTATCGTCAACGTCTCCAGCGTCGCGGGGCGCGTCTCGACGCCCGGCATGGGCGTCTACTGCGGGTCGAAAGCCGCCATGGAGTCGATGAGCGATGCGCTCCGCCCGGAGGTAGACCGGTTCGGCATCGACGTGGTACTCGTGGAACCCGGCCCGGTCGAGACGGCGTTCGCCGAACGCGCAGAAAGCGAAGCGAACGGCTTCGAACGCTCGGACGCCTACGACGACATCTACTCCATCTTGGACGATGCCGGAACGCTCGGCAGTGGCGCGCCGGGCGAGATTTCGCCGGTCGAAGTCGCCGAGACGATTCTCGACGCCGCGAACCTCACCGACCCCGCCGCGCGCTATCCGGTCGGAAAGATAGCCGAAGCGTCCACGTTCGCGCGGTTCGTCCCGGCGACTATCATGGACAAACTGTACGGGTTCGGCTTCTCGCTGTTGTCGAAGCGGTCGTCGAGCGACTAA
- a CDS encoding rhomboid family intramembrane serine protease — translation MAKCDACGEHENMPYKCRRCGGTYCGEHRLPESHECPGLNEWNDPDGVFDSGFDESVENRGGSSGGVTSRLNTSTGGPLGYFRGNMTYLFLGLMVVTFAVQMTLRVILGRPDLEAFLFILQSNHINYVWTWVTSIFAHGGPMHLFFNGLVLYFFGPVVERRIGSKKFVALFLISGMVAGLAQVGVSAFMGVSSGVLGASGAIAAVMGVLTVLNPNLRIYLYFFIPMPLWLATALFVGYSAFVSASGGIGAGGVAQLAHLMGVAIGLAYGAKLKAEGERGPQQLQFGGGGGGGMGGGGRGPGRF, via the coding sequence ATGGCGAAGTGTGACGCGTGCGGCGAACACGAGAACATGCCGTACAAGTGTCGCCGGTGTGGCGGCACTTACTGTGGGGAACATCGACTCCCCGAGAGCCACGAGTGCCCAGGGTTGAACGAGTGGAACGACCCCGATGGCGTCTTCGACAGCGGTTTCGACGAGAGCGTCGAGAACCGCGGTGGCTCTTCCGGCGGCGTGACGAGTCGGTTGAACACGAGCACGGGCGGCCCGCTGGGTTACTTCCGGGGCAACATGACGTATCTCTTCCTCGGACTGATGGTGGTTACGTTCGCCGTCCAGATGACGCTACGAGTGATTCTAGGGCGACCTGACTTGGAGGCATTCTTGTTCATCCTCCAGTCCAACCACATCAACTACGTCTGGACGTGGGTCACGTCCATCTTCGCGCACGGCGGCCCGATGCACCTGTTCTTCAACGGACTGGTGCTGTACTTCTTCGGCCCCGTCGTCGAGCGGCGCATCGGGAGCAAGAAGTTCGTCGCGCTGTTCCTCATCTCCGGGATGGTCGCGGGTCTCGCACAGGTCGGCGTCTCGGCGTTCATGGGCGTCTCCTCGGGTGTCCTCGGGGCGAGCGGTGCCATCGCCGCCGTGATGGGAGTTCTCACAGTCCTGAACCCGAACCTGCGCATCTACCTGTACTTCTTCATCCCGATGCCGCTGTGGCTGGCGACGGCACTGTTCGTCGGCTACTCGGCGTTCGTCAGCGCGAGCGGCGGCATCGGTGCGGGCGGCGTCGCACAACTCGCCCACCTCATGGGCGTGGCAATCGGACTCGCCTACGGCGCGAAACTCAAGGCCGAAGGCGAGCGCGGACCACAGCAACTCCAGTTCGGCGGTGGCGGCGGTGGCGGCATGGGCGGCGGCGGTCGGGGGCCCGGTCGCTTCTGA
- a CDS encoding DUF5788 family protein, giving the protein MKEYERKQLLERVEREGATVGADIPETIDVQGEDVNLREFVFEIKRRDTIPAGERDRVEQAKKNLRRERLQRKQRLEEADITREEGEDFVGAIIGIDRAMNALESLGATNIEDEAKAKEAADQKRWMSFLKQALGREDSSSRGRF; this is encoded by the coding sequence GTGAAGGAGTACGAGCGAAAGCAACTGCTCGAACGGGTCGAGCGCGAGGGCGCGACCGTCGGTGCGGACATCCCCGAGACCATCGACGTGCAGGGAGAGGACGTGAACCTCCGAGAGTTCGTCTTCGAAATCAAGCGCCGGGACACGATTCCGGCGGGCGAACGCGACCGGGTCGAGCAGGCGAAGAAGAACCTCCGACGCGAGCGACTCCAGCGCAAGCAGCGACTGGAGGAAGCCGACATCACGCGTGAGGAGGGCGAAGACTTCGTGGGGGCTATCATTGGCATCGACCGGGCGATGAACGCCCTCGAAAGCCTCGGCGCGACGAACATCGAAGACGAGGCCAAAGCCAAGGAAGCCGCCGACCAGAAGCGCTGGATGTCGTTCCTGAAACAGGCGCTCGGACGCGAGGATTCGAGCAGTCGCGGTCGATTCTAG
- the polX gene encoding DNA polymerase/3'-5' exonuclease PolX yields MRRNAEIAELLEAYADLLDAQDVGYKPKSYRRAAESIRDSPADIEDLADQGPEAVQEIPDVGESIAEKVIEAVETGTFHQLEEKREELPVEMAELTAVEGVGPKTVGDLYRELGVQDLDDLEEAASGGKIQEISGYGEKSEQNILEGIDFARQSRERELLGDARPVGEEALDFFESIPDTGRCELAGSLRRWKSTIGDIDVLVASDDGETVIDAFTDWDEADEVIEAGTDKASVRSNGQRVDLRVVVPDEFGSALQYFTGSKEHNIRLRNYAIARDLKINEYGVFDVSDIDDPDEGQRVGERIAGRTEDSVYEVLDLPPIAPEMREDRGEIDAAANEDLPDLLEEGEIRGDLHLHTEWSDGEYTIEQMADAAAEFGHDYICVSDHATGPGMVGGVGLDDEELREQVAEIRDLEADLPITVFAGVEANIDADGGISVGDDLLADLDCVVASPHSGLDGDGTDRLVAAVEHPSVDILGHPSGRILNGRPGLEFDIETVAKAAAEHDTALEINSNPHRLDLWGSAVKQAVEAGATIAINTDAHGPPEYANVRYGVHTARRGWAETADVLNSRDADGVREFFH; encoded by the coding sequence ATGAGACGAAACGCCGAAATCGCCGAGTTACTCGAAGCGTACGCCGACCTACTGGACGCCCAAGACGTAGGCTACAAGCCCAAGTCCTACCGCCGGGCCGCAGAGAGCATCCGAGATTCCCCAGCAGACATCGAAGACCTCGCCGACCAAGGACCGGAAGCCGTCCAAGAAATCCCCGACGTGGGCGAGTCCATCGCCGAGAAAGTTATCGAGGCCGTCGAGACGGGGACGTTCCACCAATTAGAGGAAAAGCGCGAAGAACTCCCCGTCGAGATGGCCGAACTCACCGCCGTCGAGGGCGTCGGCCCGAAGACGGTGGGTGACCTCTACCGCGAACTCGGCGTGCAGGATTTAGACGACCTCGAAGAAGCCGCCAGCGGCGGCAAGATTCAGGAGATTTCGGGCTACGGCGAGAAGTCAGAGCAGAACATCTTGGAGGGCATCGACTTCGCTCGCCAGTCCCGCGAGCGCGAACTGCTCGGCGACGCCCGGCCTGTCGGCGAAGAGGCACTCGACTTCTTCGAGTCGATTCCGGACACAGGGAGATGCGAACTCGCGGGGTCGCTCCGTCGGTGGAAATCCACCATCGGCGACATCGACGTACTAGTCGCCAGTGACGATGGCGAGACAGTCATCGACGCGTTCACCGACTGGGACGAGGCCGACGAAGTCATCGAGGCCGGAACGGACAAAGCCAGCGTGCGCTCGAACGGCCAGCGCGTCGATTTGCGCGTCGTGGTACCCGACGAGTTCGGGAGCGCGTTGCAGTACTTCACCGGGAGCAAGGAACACAACATCCGACTGCGCAACTACGCCATCGCGCGCGACCTGAAGATAAACGAGTACGGCGTCTTCGATGTGAGTGACATCGACGACCCCGACGAAGGCCAGCGAGTCGGCGAGCGAATCGCGGGCAGAACAGAGGACAGCGTCTACGAAGTCCTCGACCTCCCCCCGATAGCGCCCGAGATGCGCGAAGACCGGGGCGAAATCGACGCCGCCGCGAACGAGGACCTCCCGGACCTCCTCGAAGAGGGTGAGATTCGCGGCGACCTCCACCTGCACACCGAGTGGTCCGACGGAGAGTACACCATCGAACAGATGGCCGACGCCGCAGCAGAGTTCGGCCACGACTACATCTGCGTCTCCGACCACGCGACTGGGCCGGGGATGGTCGGCGGGGTCGGACTGGACGACGAGGAACTGCGCGAGCAAGTAGCCGAAATCCGCGACCTCGAAGCGGATCTCCCCATCACCGTCTTCGCTGGCGTCGAAGCCAACATCGACGCCGACGGCGGAATCAGCGTCGGCGACGACCTGCTAGCGGACCTCGACTGCGTGGTCGCCTCGCCACACAGTGGACTGGACGGTGACGGAACCGACCGTCTGGTCGCCGCCGTCGAACATCCGAGCGTCGATATTCTGGGCCACCCGAGCGGTCGGATTCTCAACGGTCGTCCCGGGTTGGAGTTCGACATCGAGACCGTCGCAAAGGCGGCCGCCGAACACGACACCGCACTCGAAATCAACAGCAATCCGCACCGACTCGACCTCTGGGGGAGCGCGGTCAAGCAGGCCGTCGAAGCAGGCGCGACCATCGCCATCAACACGGACGCTCACGGCCCGCCGGAGTACGCGAACGTCCGGTACGGCGTCCACACCGCCCGTCGCGGGTGGGCCGAGACGGCAGACGTGCTGAACTCGCGGGACGCCGACGGCGTGCGCGAGTTCTTCCACTGA